A window from Drosophila nasuta strain 15112-1781.00 chromosome 3, ASM2355853v1, whole genome shotgun sequence encodes these proteins:
- the LOC132792213 gene encoding LOW QUALITY PROTEIN: otoferlin (The sequence of the model RefSeq protein was modified relative to this genomic sequence to represent the inferred CDS: deleted 1 base in 1 codon) has product MNLMEDCFAGAPQEFLICITVHKAANTGVYTGDLYVKISLDKISKNTKTHSNSENPFFNEYFVFEFHCTLTELLRLTVLFELKKYLLYKKNVTLGELLIDLHSVWSQPSHSYFKKWGKLEAPISEEPPGEDVKETNAHLQIDLAIISQHSAVKTGITQDDLGPENINKYITTQNFDDIKSNLLHDVESYTQSNIRYFLRLYKGIFVKKSNYMLQVSFAGFKAKTQVAKNTMTPEWNLEFTFAWVYPSLAQRFLILIFLHEHLQWKCVAEYEVSIEEIAFHDTPSLGPTYLHLYDPVNPLNYVGRILMELDSHMLSEDRPSHVLITKTIDSFTDTRNTTDENFFVEFLPLLGNNIHTSSNSYKFMVKLSEKSSNDLVGTLKTPPGKFRTPMQTKCFRQDSPFRSCLFKLRLPDNRLKFVSDFLIIDIINFMRSELDIFRVYQLKYPNEVSNQSKCLKFLLHSIISKLKEGLAKSQFSHDLGEDATRWDKNRQHFLQDFFVKLAHQLRALRQKLKFSFQEHLDAIIVDIVNEVQRLIGEITSLANSLRVQDDWPELLLTLSAGGKMLGTCRLNAKHFLFIQKLQKYQSTNQCWKAKSFVFKSLGCTHSCGNCGCNVGVILGCISIVLDRERREFLSCIAGDWSSDDFMIWQPNVVQTFISCQVYVHQAKVRPGAEHKPLSDGHVSVYFAEQAAETQTAPATLSPIWNAVISFKVLALPGSISWYLQNPPLVSIEFYSNESELSGSGQTVVSVISGEIENESGWGDGGKCWQRSALTKLQKLKSISPPPLKWVPVARDGIVLAEVLMSAEFTELVGETDVYKVEKQAELKMGIPLDIRPNMLNYVLEVIFVGLRNYTKSMLSSVGKRRAKIMMADLVLTSGLSTSRVRNSINFLVAYASGVVSLPDQQEYWPAMVATDVVVNAFNKESTLGAALVPSSTSFLQKERSTKCVKLPEYSDDSHDQSSIITMDYDEETALEEMEDERVTKSNSCWRRIKIALGLNAATVANKLALKYDEYAESSDLHEDKRFTWWTKFYNSVHDDLHDRTHLCKHSLVIYSNELEQQPQFGFLQDWAVPVPLVHGVKFKKYGPPKEDIYATLKLQIKLTPCQCAAPPCDAGGGDMLRPLAAAMSPHHQTMIKTITETVHLTVRVYVVQGLQIRPRDWSSESDCYVKLSLGGKMVSDRAHYVPNQSNPIFGRFFELDASLPADPILELVLYDHDKRKDDLIGATHIDLEDRWHSKHHAMVGIPKEYSQVGYNQWHDIYMPSEILENLCQQVGIQPPYFYGNVIEVDGMLFGDETIIAKSEDLHERLSLTVLRNLDKLPSFGYKLVPEHVETRSLYHDDYPGVEQGKIQMWIELFKASMFIPTHIDITPTAPITYEVRIVVKNLNSIPFGDRNIFGKLMSDIYVTGWCQNVNKRQTTDIHFRSFGGEAVFNWRMVFTLKYSPNEDMMVIRRKGGLFEEIEIKTPPIVYLQVWDKDFITRDEYLGALELNLSNLPEPYYTHKQCQLFSSKRKRLNLFTRKSVKGWFPLQGCPGRAGIPTTHGGKMELQIDICTETEASNSPAGVGHDPPMALERPSRPESSFNPWTHPFKSLHLIFWPQIRKYVFIFVFMVLLGLGLVIFFSNLPNHLMSIPLE; this is encoded by the exons atgaatttaatggAAGATTGCTTTGCTGGAGCGCCGCAAGAGTTTTTGATATGCATTACGGTGCATAAGGCAGCAAATACAGGTGTCTACACAGGTGACCTGTATGTAAAAATAAGTTTGGATAAGataagcaaaaacacaaagaCGCATTCGAATTCAGAAAATCCCTTCTTTAATGAG TACTTTGTATTTGAGTTTCACTGTACGCTTACTGAACTATTACGTCTGACTGTACTCTTTGagctaaaaaaatatttgctctATAAGAAGAATGTTACTTTGGGTGAGCTCCTCATTGACTTGCACAGCGTCTGGAGTCAGCCCAGTCATAGTTATTTCAAGAAATGGGGAAAACTCGAAGCCCCTATTAGCGAAGAACCGCCAGGCGAAGATGTCAAAGAAACTAACGCGCATTTGCAAATCGATTTGGCCATCATATCTCAGCACAGTGCAGTAAAGACTGGCATAACCCAAGATGATCTCGGGCCAGAGAACATAAACAAGTACATAACCACGCAGAATTTTGATGATATTAAAAG CAATCTGCTTCATGATGTGGAATCGTACACACAGAGCAACATTCGCTACTTTCTTCGATTATATAAAGGGATTTTCGTAAAGAAGAGCAACTACATGTTACAAGTGTCTTTCGCGGGCTTTAAG GCTAAAACTCAAGTGGCCAAAAACACTATGACGCCTGAATGGAATCTGGAGTTTACCTTTGCCTGGGTTTATCCCTCTTTGGCTCAACGTTTCCTAATACTCATTTTCCTGCACGAGCATCTGCAATGGAAATGTGTCGCTGAATACGAAGTTTCCATTGAGGAAATTGCTTTCCATG acACACCTTCGTTGGGTCCCACATATTTGCATCTTTACGATCCTGTGAATCCCTTGAACTATGTGGGACGCATCCTCATGGAGTTGGATTCCCATATGCTGAGCGAGGACCGTCCCTCCCATGTGCTGATTACCAAGACAATTGACAGTTTCACCGACACTCGCAACACGACGGATGAGAATTTCTTTGTGGAGTTTCTTCCTTTGCTGGGCAACAACATTCACACCAGCTCCAATTCGTACAAGTTTATGGTGAAGCTGTCGGAAAAGTCCTCCAATGATCTTGTGGGAACATTAAAGACCCCGCCAGGAAAATTTCGTACCCCAATGCAAACGAAATGCTTTCGACAGGACTCGCCTTTTCGGTCCTGTTTGTTTAAGCTGCGATTGCCGGATAATCGATTGAAGTTTGTCAGCGATTTCCTAATCATAgacattattaattttatg CGCTCTGAGCTGGACATCTTTCGCGTCTATCAGCTCAAGTATCCCAATGAGGTGAGCAATCAATCTAAGTGCCTCAAGTTCTTGCTACACAGCATCATCAGCAAATTAAAAGAAGGTCTTGCCAAGAGTCAGTTCAGCCATGATTTGGGTGAGGATGCCACCAGATGGGACAAGAATCGTCAGCACTTTCTGCAGGATTTCTTCGTCAAGTTGGCGCATCAATTGCGTGCGCTGCGCCAGAAATTGAAGTTCAGCTTTCAGGAGCATTTGGATGCCATCATTGTGGACATTGTGAACGAGGTGCAGCGTCTGATTGGCGAGATTACTTCGTTGGCCAATTCACTGCGTGTGCAGGATGATTGGCCCGAGTTGTTGCTCACCTTGAGTGCAGGTGGCAAGATGCTGGGAACTTGTCGCCTCAATGCCAAACACTTTCTGTTTATACAGAAACTGCAAAAGTATCAGTCAACCAATCAATGCTGGAAAGCCAAAAGCTTTGTCTTTAAGAGCCTCGGTTGCACACATAGTTGTGGCAACTGTGGTTGCAACGTTGGCGTTATTCTCGGTTGTATCTCCATTGTACTCGATCGAGAGCGTCGCGAGTTTCTCTCCTGCATTGCTGGAGATTGGTCGTCAGATGACTTTATGATCTGGCAACCGAATGTGGTGCAAACCTTCATCAGCTGTCAGGTTTATGTGCATCAGGCAAAGGTGCGTCCTGGCGCTGAGCACAAACCGCTTTCTGATGGTCATGTCTCGGTTTACTTTGCCGAGCAGGCAGCCGAGACACAAACAGCTCCGGCTACGCTTTCTCCCATCTGGAATGCTGTGATTAGCTTCAAGGTGCTCGCTTTGCCGGGCAGTATCAGTTGGTATCTGCAGAATCCACCACTCGTTTCCATAGAGTTCTATAGCAACGAATCAGAATTATCGGGCAGTGGACAAACTGTTGTCAGTGTGATTAGCGGAGAAATCGAAAACGAGTCCGGTTGGGGAGATGGCGGCAAATGTTGGCAGCGAAGTGCTTTGACCAAGCTGCAGAAGTTGAAGTCGATATCGCCGCCTCCTTTGAAATGGGTGCCAGTTGCCAGGGATGGCATCGTCCTGGCTGAGGTGCTTATGTCCGCTGAGTTTACGGAACTTGTTGGAGAGACTGATGTGTACAAGGTTGAGAAGCAGGCGGAATTAAAAATGGGTATTCCATTGGATATAAGACCGAACATGTTGAATTATGT CTTGGAAGTTATCTTTGTGGGACTGCGCAATTACACCAAGAGCATGCTTAGCTCGGTGGGTAAACGACGAGCTAAGATTATGATGGCTGATCTGGTGCTCACCAGCGGACTTTCCACTTCCCGAGTGCGCAACAGCATTAACTTTCTGGTGGCCTATGCCTCTGGTGTTGTG AGTCTGCCCGATCAGCAAGAGTATTGGCCCGCGATGGTAGCCACCGATGTGGTAGTAAATGCCTTCAATAAGGAGTCCACGCTTGGCGCTGCTCTAGTGCCCAGTTCCACGAGTTTTTTGCAA AAGGAGAGAAGCACAAAGTGCGTCAAGTTACCGGAATATAGCGATGATAGCCATGATCAATCCTCAATTATAACGATGGACTACGATGAAGAGACAGCGTTGGAAGAGATGGAAGACGAACGAGTGACTAAAAGTAATAGCTGCTGGAGGCGCATTAAGATTGCCTTGGGACTTAATGCGGCAACCGTTGCCAACAAGCTGGCGCTGAAGTATGATGAATACGCTGAGTCGAGTGATTTGCACGAGGATAAACGTTTCACTTGGTGGACAAAATTCTACAATTCGGTGCACGATGATTTGCACGATCGCACGCATCTGTGCAAGCACAGTTTGGTTATCTATTCCAATGAGTTagagcagcagccgcagtttGGTTTCCTGCAGGATTGGGCTGTGCCCGTGCCGCTCGTACATGGCGTCAAGTTCAAGAAGTATGGTCCGCCTAAGGAGGATATTTATGCCACACTCAAGCTGCAAATCAAGTTGACGCCATGTCAATGTGCGGCTCCGCCTTGTGATGCTGGAGGCGGGGATATGCTGCGTCCCTTGGCTGCTGCCATGAGTCCACATCACCAGACCATGATCAAGACTATCACAGAGACGGTGCATCTAACTGTGCGCGTCTATGTGGTGCAGGGTTTGCAAATACGTCCGAGAGATTGGAGCTCCGAATCGGATTGTTATGTAAAACTGTCGTTGGGTGGCAAAATGGTCTCGGATCGGGCGCACTATGTGCCCAATCAAAGTAATCCCATTTTCGGACGCTTCTTTGAATTGGATGCCTCATTGCCAGCTGATCCCATACTCGAACTCGTGCTCTATGATCATGACAAGCGCAAGGATGATTTGATTGGAGCCACGCACATCGATCTGGAGGATCGTTGGCATAGCAAACATCATGCGATGGTGGGCATACCCAAAGAGTACTCCCAAGTGGGCTACAATCAGTGGCATGACATCTATATGCCTTCGGAGATACTCGAGAATCTTTGCCAGCAGGTCGGAATTCAGCCACCATACTTCTATGGAAATGTCATCGAGGTGGATGGCATGCTCTTTGGGGATGAGACAATTATAGCGAAGT CTGAGGATCTACATGAAAGATTGAGTCTGACGGTGCTCAGGAATCTAGACAAGCTGCCTTCATTTGGCTACAAGCTGGTGCCGGAGCATGTGGAGACGCGCTCGCTGTATCACGATGACTACCCAGGAGTGGAACAG GGCAAAATCCAGATGTGGATAGAGCTGTTCAAGGCGAGCATGTTCATTCCAACGCACATCGACATAACGCCAACAGCGCCAATTACCTACGAGGTGCGCATTGTGGTCAAGAATCTAAACAGCATTCCCTTTGGCGATAGGAATATATTTGGCAAACTAATGAGCGACATCTATGTGACCGG CTGGTGCCAGAATGTGAACAAGCGTCAAACGACCGATATACATTTTCGTTCGTTCGGCGGCGAAGCGGTTTTTAATTGGCGCATGGTATTTACCCTCAAGTATTCGCCCAATGAGGACATG ATGGTCATACGGCGCAAAGGCGGGCTGTTTGAGGAGATCGAAATCAAGACACCGCCCATTGTCTATTTGCAGGTCTGGGACAAGGATTTCATCACGCGAGACGAGTATCTGGGTGCCTTGGAGCTCAATCTATCGAATTTGCCAGAACCTTATTATACACACAAGCAATGCCAGTTATTTTCTAGTAAAAGGAAACGTCTCAATCTTTTTACGCGCAAATCCGTCAAGGGATGGTTCCCATTACAAGGATGTCCAGGACGCGCTGGCATACCAACTACACATGGG GGCAAAATGGAGTTGCAGATTGACATTTGCACGGAGACAGAGGCCTCAAATTCACCTGCTGGCGTTGGTCATGATCCTCCTATGGCGCTAGAGCGTCCTAG TCGTCCTGAGAGTTCCTTCAACCCTTGGACACATCCATTCAAGTCACTACATTTGATATTTTGGCcgcaaataagaaaatatgttttcatatTCGTCTTTATGGTTCTGCTTGGCTTGGGTTTggttattttcttttccaaTCTACCGAATCATCTGATGTCTATACCGCTGGAGtga